The proteins below come from a single Eucalyptus grandis isolate ANBG69807.140 chromosome 3, ASM1654582v1, whole genome shotgun sequence genomic window:
- the LOC120292028 gene encoding tRNA-specific adenosine deaminase TAD3-like, translated as MRRLSQIAPLEDLHHVKRVKKKCLEGGLQICCIVNGRVGRTVQAMAHLIPSTNLSSDISGITGFSDEDSQSVVSFMKYALELAKSHGNMVVNAAAIVDPLSNQVIARACDEVCSWQTPKTEVGAECKSSTKSCAEMTGWIKHESCLQCCSSGGAEQVETSISCLHPRQWVDEQTGRSSSFWHLLRHAVMMAIESSAARDRPLFPDVRYKDEATIEEYILSPAKSQTKRRRTDGNDVSFSSTCEGNPGKTFYSSMTNLVQYGEFVWTIALFEWMNPLKYQWFCCQLLEKLGSP; from the exons ATGAG GCGTTTGAGTCAAATTGCGCCATTGGAGGACCTCCACCACGTGAAGCGggtgaagaagaagtgtctcgaAGGAG GTCTGCAAATATGCTGCATCGTCAACGGAAGAGTGGGTAGAACAGTGCAAGCTATGGCCCACCTCATACCATCCACCAACCTA AGCAGCGATATCAGTGGCATAACTGGGTTTAGTGATGAAGACTCACAATCAGTTGTAAGTTTTATGAAGTATGCTCTGGAATTGGCGAAATCTCATGGTAATATG GTGGTCAATGCTGCAGCAATTGTAGATCCTCTATCTAATCAAGTGATTGCAAGGGCATGTGATGAAGTCTGCTCTTGGCAAACTCCAAAAACAGAAGTTGGTGCTGAATGTAAAAGTTCCACCAAATCTTGTGCTGAAATGACTGGATGGATAAAACATGAATCATGTCTTCAATGCTGTTCCTCAGGTGGGGCAGAGCAAGTTGAGACATCCATTTCTTGTCTACATCCACGACAGTGGGTAGATGAACAGACTGGCAGGAGCTCTTCATTTTGGCACCTGTTGCGACACGCTGTGATGATGGCCATTGAATCATCTGCTGCCAGGGACAGACCCTTATTCCCTGATGTGAGATACAAAGATGAAGCTACCATAGAGGAGTATATTCTATCTCCTGCAAAATCTCAAACAAAAAGACGGAGAACTGATGGCAATGACGTAAGCTTTTCCTCTACATGTGAAGGAAATCCTGGCAAGACTTTCTATTCTAGCATGACAAATCTTGTGCAGTATGGAGAATTTGTGTGGACGATTGCCTTATTTGAATGGATGAACCCGTTGAAATATCAATGGTTCTGTTGCCaattattggaaaaattgggTTCACCTTAA